In Glycine max cultivar Williams 82 chromosome 10, Glycine_max_v4.0, whole genome shotgun sequence, the DNA window GTCCTATAGGCTTACCATTCAAGCATTGGCAGCAGGAAGATAGGTTTATGGATAGGGAAATGCTTCATGAAGTTCATCCAAGCACAGAACATGTTGCTGACAAAGATATGTATGAAATATGGCAGCAAACTCAGAGAGGAAGGTTTAGTGAAGATGTTGATGGGAAAAGAATGGCTCTAATTCGTCAGAAATTCATGGAAGCGAAACGTCTGTCAACAGATGAGAGAATGCGCCAATCCGAGCAATTCAAAGATGCATTGGAAGTTCTAAGCTCCAATAGTGATCTCTTGATCAAGTTATTGGATTCTCAAAATGTTTGTGATTTATACTCAACTTCACCTAATGAGACAAAGCGCATTACTCTTATTAAACCTTTGAAGATGGTTGACAATGACAAATGTGCcagaaaggagaaaaagaacAATAGACTGATTAAGAAACCATCAAGTGTTGATCAAGAAAATCCTGGAAACTCTCCAGATAATCAGAAAGTTGATGAATCTCCGGTCCTAACCACTCGAATAGTGTTGCTAAAGCCTAGCCCTTGGAGGACACCTGAGCAAAAGGCTGTGGTTTCTCCAACAACATCATCATCGCCATTGAATCTGAAAAGTGGAAATTTCCATCAGGGACCTGAATATGATGATGTACTAGAATCCATTAGAGTGGCAAATGAGGTCACACAGCAAATGCATAAAGGCCTGAGGAGCTATCAGAAGGATAAAACTTCATACTCTTCAGTGTTTTCCAATGGCTATTCTGATGATGAGAGTTCATTCAACAAATCATATCACGAGTATGCATCCGCGAATTTCAGCGATTTAGAAGCCACGTCAATGTCACCATTGCCAAGGCTTTCATGGGATTACAATTACATCAATGGCTGTGGTGGCAGTCCTTATTCTACAATGTCGTTGGGCCGTGTCCCGTGCTCTCCTGAGTCATCGGTGTGCAGAGAGGCTAAGAAAAGACTTTCAGAAAGATGGACTATGATGACATTAGATAACAAGGGTCATCAAGAACAAAGacaagcaagaaagaaaagctCTACCTTGGGTGAGATGCTTTCTCTTACCCACAAAAAGAAATCCTTAACACCTGAGGTTGAAATTATTGTTAATGAGGAACAAGAACCTGGCAAATCTGTTTCTTGCAGCCATTCTTTCAATGCAGAAACAAGCATTGAAGGTTCTCCTAAAAATCTCCCCAGGTCAAATTCTGTGCCTGCATCTTCTTCTGTCTATGAAAATGGCCTCTCAGTTGTAGTAAATGATCATAAGAACACTGGCAAAGCACAAGGCTCCAAGGTGCAGAAAAAGTCTAAGAGTGTGAGATCATCATTTAAAGGGAAAGTTgcaagttttttgttttcaaggagTAAGAAATCATCAACCAAGGAAAAAACAAGTTCATCTCAATCTAAAGATGAATCCAAATCTACTTCTACTGTCACTGAAACATTAGTTCTTCCAGCAAATTCACTTGGAGTCCTTAGGAGTGATGTGTCTCAAAGCATCAACGTGGATGGTTTTGAAGAGTGTTCTCTTGCAGCTCT includes these proteins:
- the LOC100814302 gene encoding uncharacterized protein, with product MQMLIDKEMSKQKDSKHNLPNVVAKLMGLEALPKGEPNLSMERSHRRDYSQQMYGPIGLPFKHWQQEDRFMDREMLHEVHPSTEHVADKDMYEIWQQTQRGRFSEDVDGKRMALIRQKFMEAKRLSTDERMRQSEQFKDALEVLSSNSDLLIKLLDSQNVCDLYSTSPNETKRITLIKPLKMVDNDKCARKEKKNNRLIKKPSSVDQENPGNSPDNQKVDESPVLTTRIVLLKPSPWRTPEQKAVVSPTTSSSPLNLKSGNFHQGPEYDDVLESIRVANEVTQQMHKGLRSYQKDKTSYSSVFSNGYSDDESSFNKSYHEYASANFSDLEATSMSPLPRLSWDYNYINGCGGSPYSTMSLGRVPCSPESSVCREAKKRLSERWTMMTLDNKGHQEQRQARKKSSTLGEMLSLTHKKKSLTPEVEIIVNEEQEPGKSVSCSHSFNAETSIEGSPKNLPRSNSVPASSSVYENGLSVVVNDHKNTGKAQGSKVQKKSKSVRSSFKGKVASFLFSRSKKSSTKEKTSSSQSKDESKSTSTVTETLVLPANSLGVLRSDVSQSINVDGFEECSLAALCESSGKNSTDSVSNEQEEDMITLEPGLTMPRPMVPEIHSSGNPDQPSPISVLQPPFEDFNNNASHESLDCMKSGDQGSEVPLKSNLIDKSPPIESIARTLSWDIDSSAEVASPYALKPLMVSSLDSKVDDQEWLLLVHKLLSAAGLDDQHQFDSSYTRWHSLESPLDPSLRDTLYANLNEKEPQPNMHEGRRRRMRSNHKLVFDYVNDALLELVGYGSEKCLKRSGSRCRVLVQEGASASATSSPLSVDHIVAQMKELRASGMRCEWENGGGNSTSLVVENIVRKEVVQIGWVELTDLEIDILGKEIEGDLIQELVENAVVDLLN